The following nucleotide sequence is from Leptolyngbya subtilissima AS-A7.
TGGCTTCTCCGATAAACCCGATCGCCGCGACTTTGACTACACCCCCGCTGCCTTGGCCTCCGCCTTGGGTGGTTTTATCGACGCCTTAGAGCTACCCCAGGTGCATCTAGTGGCCCAGGGATTCCTCGGTTCCGTCGGTATTCAGTACGCCCTCCAGCACCCCGAGCGAGTCGATCGCCTGGTCATGATCAATGCTCCCATTGGCCCTGGTGCCAAATTGCCCTGGAAGATTCGCCAGATGGGCCTACCCCTGGCTGGCGATATGATTACCCAAGATCCGCTCTTGGTCGATCGCACCTTAGAAGGCGGTGGCCCCTACCAAATCGATGACGCTGATTTAGACGTATACCGCCGTCCGTTTCTAAAAAGCTCCGACGTGGGGCGGGCGTTGATGACCACTGTGCGCCGCATGGATATTGAAGCCAGCAGTCAGGCGATCGCCGCAGCCTTGCCCCACTGGGATCACCCCACCCTAGTGCTCTGGGGTCAAAAGGATCCTTGGCTGCCGGTTAGTCTAGCTGAGGCTGCCGTTCAAACCCTACCCAACGGTGAACTACAAACCCTAGAAGAAGTTGGTCACTATGCCCAAGAGGACTGGGCCGAGAAAGTCGCCGCCGCCCTCGATATCTTCCTGCGTCAGATGGCCGTGTAGCTAATTTCCGACGAGTCGAGTTAATGCCATCTTTCTTTGCCCATGGCTCAGCCCAATGGATAGTGAGTTAGAACAATAAAATGATTCCTAAATCGATAGCTTATGCTGAATAAATGGGCAATGCTGTTGCTTAGGTAATACGGTTACCAAAGGAGTACGCAATGGCGGTTAAACAGCAGTTTCAGAGTTTTGAAGACTTACTGGCTGGAGCTTCAGGCCCCGTGCTGGTCGATTTTTACGCTACCTGGTGTGGCCCTTGTCAAATGATGGCAGGCATTCTAACCACCGTCAGCAGCCAGCTCAAAGGACAGCTCAAAATTGTCAAAATCGACACCGATAAGTATCCGCAAATTGCCTCTCAACATCGAATTGCAGCCCTGCCTACGCTAGTGTTATTCAAAGCCGGGCAGCCCGTAGAGCGCATCGAAGGCGTGCTGCCAGCTGACCAGCTGGTGGCCCGGCTTCAGCCCCATCTGGGCTAGGGCATGACGGTTGTACCCTGTGCGATCGCCCTGGGCAGCAACTTGGGCGACTCTCGAAAAACTTTGCAGCAAGCCCTCACGGCTCTGCATCAAAATCGCTACATCGATGTCATAGCGCAGTCGAGCCTTTATAAAACTGTCGCCATTGGCCCCCCCCAGCCCGATATTCTAAATGCCTGTGCTCTACTCGAGACCTCCCTCTCAGCCCAAGACCTACTCGCTCAGCTACTAGCCATAGAACAGCACTTCGGTCGAGTGCGTCGTGAGCGGTGGGGCCCACGCACCCTTGACCTCGATTTGCTGTTCTATGGCCAATCGATCATCACTGAACCAGCCCTACAAGTTCCCCACCCCCGCCTGCGGGAGCGCGCCTTCGTGCTTATCCCTCTAGCCGAGATTGCTCCGCACTGGCGCGATCCTGTCAGTGGTCAATCGATACGCTCCCTACGTCAGGCTGTTGACCCTACTGGAGTTCAGCCACTTGGCCCAATCGGCGCCCTCACTTAATCTACGCGCTCTCAGCCCGCTACAATAGGTTGACCGCCTGCGCCCTTTCTTCGCCGTTACCTATGCCTTTGGGTCAAGAGCCTCCTCAACTGCTCAAGCAGCGCTTGTTTTATGAGGGTCGCAAGTTCAACTTTGAGGTCAATCGCCTGCGCCTGCCAAACCGAGCAGAAGGCGACTGGGAATGCATTCGCCATCCTGGCGGGGCCTTAGCTGTACCCGTAACCGCCAGTGGTGAGTTAATTATGGTGCGTCAGTATCGCTTCGCGGTGCTTGGGCGACTGCTAGAGTTTCCAGCCGGCACAATCGAGGCTGATGAATCCCCTGCCGAAACCATTCGTCGAGAGATCCAAGAAGAAATCGGCCACAGCGCTCAAACTTGGCTACCCATTGGCAACTTTCCTTTGGCTCCTGGCTACTCAGATGAAATTATTTATGCATTTCTAGCAACTGACCTAGATGCTATCGAGTTGCCTCCCGACGCCGATGACGATGAAGACATCGAAGTCGTGCGGCTTACCCCCGCCCAGCTTGAGAAAGCGATTTTGGCTGGGGAAGCGGTAGACGCTAAATCTATTGCTAGCTTCTACCTGGCAAAACCCTATTTAGAGAAGCTAGCAGCTCTATAAGTCAGTCAAAAAACTAGGCTAATCGTAGTATCCCAGTACGGTTTCCGGAGCATAACGCACCTTAGGTAAGGTGGCATATTTGTCATCGTCGGCACGATAGCCTGCTGCACATAGCACCACCGCCGAATAGCCCTGCTCGGGTAGTTGCAGCAGCTCGTTGAACTTATGTTGGTCAAAGCCCTCCATTGGGCAAGTATCAACCCCGAGGAGGGCCGCAGAGTACATCAAAAACCCTAAAGCAATATAAACCTGCCGAGTTGCCCAATTGTCCATGGTGATGGGGTAAGGAGGCTCCGCCAAAAAACCCTTGATCATGTTGCCATAGCCATCAAGCGTTTCGGCAGGCATCTGGCGCACCGTTGCCATGCGCTCTACGAACTGGTCAACCTCCGTATTACCCACGTCTTTCTTAATAGCCAGCACCACTAGGTGAGAGGCATCGGTAACTTGAGCTTGACCCCAGGCATGTTCTTTCAGCTGCTGACGCAAGGCCGGGTTCCTCACCACGAAAAACTTCCAGGGTTGCAGCCCAAAGGAAGACGGAGATAGCACCAGACTCTGCTCCAGGGCTGCCCATGTGTCATCAGAAATTTTGCGGCCTGAGTCAAACTGCTTGGTAGCATAGCGCCAGTTCAACTGCTGAATAACCTGGTCAGGAGTAGTAAGTGAATGTGTCATGGCGGTTGTGGAAGTGCAGTAACAGCAGACTCAAGACAAGAACGATAGGATTTGCGGACAACGTTCTTGTATGGCATCCTAAGTCACGGAGCTACCCACTGCGTTAACACCGACCACATTTACGCTGAAACCTGTTCGGTTCTATCAGGCCCAGATCCGTAGTAGGGTTTCAGCCAGTCTAGGCTCAGTTCGTAGAGATGATCGATCGCCCATGTAGCGCGACGGTGAATCATCTGGTACGGGTAGACATGGGCCACGCCTAGTACGGGTACTCCTGCCCGTTTAGCGGCTTCAATACCAGCGAAGGAATCTTCTATGGCTAGGCAATCTGTCGGCTGTAGAGCTAAATCGGCAAACTGCTGATTGAGGCGTTCAATGGCGAGTAAATATCCATCTGGGGAAGGCTTACTAATTCCGATAGTTAGATCATCCGACGAAACAATCAGCTCCACATACTTTCCCCAAGCTGTCTGCGTCAGGACGGCTTCAATTTCTTCGCGCCTTGCTCCAGATACAATAGCTAGCTTGAGCTGGGCTGCCCTAATTTGGTAAATCAAATCATCGAGGCCTGGATATAGCGGCAGTTGATCTAAGGCGGTCAGTACTTCTCGGTAGCGAGCAGCTTTACGGTCAAGCAATTTTTCTAAGTACCCCTCGGATATCACTCGTCCTTGACGAGTAAGTAGCTCACTGAGACAAGCGGCATCAGAGCGGCCTAGGCAATATTCCGCCAGATCCTGGGGGTTGGGTCGAAGATTCTCTTCTAGGAGCAACTCCTCAATCAACCGCCCATGGATGGCCTCATCGTTAATCACGACACCGTTGAAGTCGAGTAAAACTGCCTTAAGAGCCATTAATCTAATCGGAGGGATGTTAAGAGATGTAATGTCTTGGACGCAGCCTCTAGCTTAGCCCGGTTTTGGCCGCTAAAAAAAGGCTCTTCCGGCCTTTTAGATCAACGAGTTCGCGGTATTGCCAATCAGTTCAGTTCAGTATGACAGTCAAACATCATCTCTAGATTAAAGGCGTTTAGCTGCACTTCGAACTACG
It contains:
- a CDS encoding alpha/beta fold hydrolase: MSQDAAIVERTISVNGLTWFYRDLQPLGDSSRLPVLLLHGLVSQSYSWRQVMPTLAQRGFRAIAPDWLGHGFSDKPDRRDFDYTPAALASALGGFIDALELPQVHLVAQGFLGSVGIQYALQHPERVDRLVMINAPIGPGAKLPWKIRQMGLPLAGDMITQDPLLVDRTLEGGGPYQIDDADLDVYRRPFLKSSDVGRALMTTVRRMDIEASSQAIAAALPHWDHPTLVLWGQKDPWLPVSLAEAAVQTLPNGELQTLEEVGHYAQEDWAEKVAAALDIFLRQMAV
- the trxA gene encoding thioredoxin, which encodes MAVKQQFQSFEDLLAGASGPVLVDFYATWCGPCQMMAGILTTVSSQLKGQLKIVKIDTDKYPQIASQHRIAALPTLVLFKAGQPVERIEGVLPADQLVARLQPHLG
- the folK gene encoding 2-amino-4-hydroxy-6-hydroxymethyldihydropteridine diphosphokinase, with product MTVVPCAIALGSNLGDSRKTLQQALTALHQNRYIDVIAQSSLYKTVAIGPPQPDILNACALLETSLSAQDLLAQLLAIEQHFGRVRRERWGPRTLDLDLLFYGQSIITEPALQVPHPRLRERAFVLIPLAEIAPHWRDPVSGQSIRSLRQAVDPTGVQPLGPIGALT
- a CDS encoding NUDIX hydrolase translates to MPLGQEPPQLLKQRLFYEGRKFNFEVNRLRLPNRAEGDWECIRHPGGALAVPVTASGELIMVRQYRFAVLGRLLEFPAGTIEADESPAETIRREIQEEIGHSAQTWLPIGNFPLAPGYSDEIIYAFLATDLDAIELPPDADDDEDIEVVRLTPAQLEKAILAGEAVDAKSIASFYLAKPYLEKLAAL
- a CDS encoding NAD(P)H-dependent oxidoreductase, which produces MTHSLTTPDQVIQQLNWRYATKQFDSGRKISDDTWAALEQSLVLSPSSFGLQPWKFFVVRNPALRQQLKEHAWGQAQVTDASHLVVLAIKKDVGNTEVDQFVERMATVRQMPAETLDGYGNMIKGFLAEPPYPITMDNWATRQVYIALGFLMYSAALLGVDTCPMEGFDQHKFNELLQLPEQGYSAVVLCAAGYRADDDKYATLPKVRYAPETVLGYYD
- a CDS encoding HAD family hydrolase, yielding MALKAVLLDFNGVVINDEAIHGRLIEELLLEENLRPNPQDLAEYCLGRSDAACLSELLTRQGRVISEGYLEKLLDRKAARYREVLTALDQLPLYPGLDDLIYQIRAAQLKLAIVSGARREEIEAVLTQTAWGKYVELIVSSDDLTIGISKPSPDGYLLAIERLNQQFADLALQPTDCLAIEDSFAGIEAAKRAGVPVLGVAHVYPYQMIHRRATWAIDHLYELSLDWLKPYYGSGPDRTEQVSA